In Nitrososphaerales archaeon, a single genomic region encodes these proteins:
- the purB gene encoding adenylosuccinate lyase, with the protein MPILPIDTGRYGSDEIKRVFEEQKRLEYELEFEACVAEAQGELGLIPVRAAKEIAAKARSGRITVKRVKELEAVSEHDTAAMVESISELCSESAKPWIHYGLTSYDVVDTVISMQIRDSLQVIRPKIIKLTTLLAEKAVKYRDVPAVGRTHGQHASIISFGLKFAVWASDMINHIERLTELQKRVLACKTLGVVGTGSLMGKKALDVQKLVAKKLKLHPVEAATQVVSRERYAEFMFAVAVIASTLDKIAVEIRNLQRTEIGEMSEPFKEGQIGSSAVPVKKNPIKSERTSSLARLVKAMVNVSLENVSLWHERDLSNSANERFTIPTAAILLDEMLNSMLRVIAGLRVDERRILRNLELTKGQIYAEFVLDVLVKKGKPRFDAYRAIQRIAFDATKKDIHFLDALNRDKELSSMLSTNELKAIFNPKNHLSASGVIIDNVAKMVKETCA; encoded by the coding sequence ATGCCTATCCTTCCAATAGATACGGGAAGATACGGGAGTGATGAAATAAAGCGCGTCTTTGAAGAACAGAAGCGTCTGGAGTATGAGCTAGAGTTTGAGGCTTGTGTTGCAGAGGCACAAGGAGAACTTGGGTTAATTCCTGTTAGAGCTGCGAAGGAGATAGCTGCGAAGGCAAGATCTGGCAGGATAACGGTGAAGAGGGTGAAGGAGCTTGAAGCAGTCAGCGAGCATGATACAGCTGCAATGGTTGAATCCATAAGCGAACTGTGTAGTGAAAGTGCAAAACCATGGATCCATTATGGGTTAACGAGCTATGACGTTGTTGATACTGTTATATCGATGCAGATACGTGACTCTTTGCAGGTAATAAGACCAAAGATAATTAAGCTGACGACCTTATTAGCCGAAAAAGCTGTAAAATATAGAGATGTACCTGCGGTTGGCAGGACACATGGTCAGCATGCAAGCATAATTTCGTTCGGTTTGAAATTTGCTGTTTGGGCATCGGACATGATAAATCATATAGAAAGATTGACGGAGTTACAAAAACGAGTGCTTGCGTGCAAAACATTAGGCGTTGTTGGAACTGGTTCATTAATGGGCAAAAAGGCACTAGACGTTCAGAAGCTTGTCGCAAAGAAATTAAAACTGCATCCAGTAGAAGCGGCGACTCAAGTGGTATCAAGGGAAAGATACGCGGAGTTCATGTTTGCAGTTGCGGTTATAGCATCGACACTTGACAAGATTGCCGTTGAAATTCGCAATTTGCAGAGAACAGAGATTGGAGAGATGTCTGAGCCTTTTAAGGAGGGGCAGATTGGAAGCAGTGCGGTTCCAGTAAAGAAGAACCCAATAAAGAGCGAAAGGACTTCATCGCTTGCAAGATTAGTAAAAGCCATGGTAAACGTTTCTCTGGAAAACGTAAGTTTATGGCATGAAAGGGATCTTTCCAATTCAGCAAACGAACGCTTTACCATACCAACAGCTGCGATACTCTTGGATGAAATGTTGAACAGTATGCTCAGGGTCATTGCTGGCTTGAGAGTAGATGAGAGGCGTATACTGCGGAATTTGGAACTTACGAAGGGGCAAATATACGCCGAGTTCGTACTTGATGTTCTTGTAAAGAAGGGGAAGCCAAGATTTGATGCTTACAGAGCGATACAGAGAATAGCGTTCGATGCTACAAAGAAAGACATTCACTTCCTTGATGCTTTGAACAGAGATAAAGAGTTGTCATCCATGTTAAGTACCAATGAACTTAAGGCAATTTTCAATCCTAAAAATCACCTCTCCGCATCGGGCGTGATAATCGATAATGTGGCAAAGATGGTAAAGGAAACCTGTGCGTAG